A window of Pyrus communis chromosome 3, drPyrComm1.1, whole genome shotgun sequence genomic DNA:
ataaaacattaaaacattgttttcgaaccaaaaaaaaaaaacactttgatAATGTAAAGGGAAAATTAGTTAAAATGATTCACTTTTAATATTTGGTCACTTTTGATATATATCGATAGCATATATATAACGCATCAACGACACAACTATAATGTAACAATGAAATGCTAAAAGTAATTCAAGATCGAAGTTGACGATGAGGAGGTGCAtaatctcattttatttttatggaagAGTTACTTTGCTAGCTAGCTTTTCAGTACTCTTGCATGATATTAAAGTTGTTTCATATTTATCCAATATGATATGGAGCATCACCTGGAGATGTAACGGTAGCGCAACCAacaaagtttatttatttatttattggttttttttttttttttttttttacaaatgatattatctacattaagggtgaggggtgggcttaacctcacactggactagcaataatatggctCAAATTCGTccttggcgagaatcgaactggagacctctcacttacaagtgaaaagaaataccacAAGACCGTAGTATACGTCCAATATTTTATCAAAAATCCAAGGTCCTTCTTGAAAGTATTCTATGAAAAAGAACCTACGAttgatgtattttttttaatttataaaacattaaaatactGTTctcaaaccccaaaaaaaaaaaaaaaaaaaaacactttgatAATGTAAAGGGAAAATTAGTTAAAATGATTCACTTTTAATATTTGGTCACTTTTGATATATATCgatagcatatatatataacgcATCAACGACACAACTATGATGTAACAATGAAATGCTAAAAGTAAAATCATTTTAGCAACCGAATGTTATATATAAGTTGGTtatttcaaccaaaaactctataaaacAACCCACACATGGAAGAGTGACATACTAGACAACCACGTGGCTCATGTGGCCCATGTACGAGCATTGATATATATCGCTACTAGACAACCACATGGCCCATTGACGAGCATTGTCCAAAAATAAAGATTTAGGGTCAGTGACGTACAGGGCAACCATTGTTGACGACCATGGCCCATATATGAGCATTGTCTAAAAATAAAGATTTAGGTTAAAGCAAAAGGCAACTatatttaccattttttttggtcaaacaaaGCGGCTATAATTACTATTAGTACTCATTGGTTACAATTTTACATTCACATCTTGTTAtgccattaaaaaaataaacttttaacaaaaaaatttcagtatggttaactttaacaaaaaatcatatttttctaCTAAAATgtcaattctgatactattcactttatcctttattttattcttatcgttaaaaGAATGAATGTAATGCGGGATGCCGAGGGGGATCATATATGATTACTTTATCAAGGAGAATGGCATCTTCCTTTTAGACACTgattaacaaagaaaacaacattgaCAGAAGGAAAATTAACTGCTTCCGAAAAGGGAATTACATGACGGGAACCATTGAGTTTTCCTATATCGTAGTGTTTTGCCTTCAGGTGTAGACAATTGAAAGCGCGTTGCACGATTCCATAGTTTAAAGTCATAACAAAATAGGTGCACGATTTCACCTTTTTCCATTTATGCTTTTGGTATATCATATGTTCCGAAATCCATCAGGAAAGACCCATACTTGATGCGTgcttgcgttttttttttttttttatgtgtcgGTTGAAGTTTATATGCAATCTGTATGCCATCCCAACATATAGGATATAGTCATGTGTTGTACGATTGGTTGCCTTTGTTGTGAAGCCTACATTCCAAACAATTTTCGCACTCCGTATCTATATTTTAGATTTGCATACAGAAAGGAGAGGAGAACACACCTTCTACTGCAAAGTGAAACTTTTTTTGTTCATTGCTTGTCTTATATGAAAGGGTTCTCTCATGGTTGTATCGCCTACCCTGTGCTCCTGACTGCAGATTCCTTGTTCGTGATGACATGCCTCTCGGAGCTTTTGCCAAGTTTATAGGGCGTCAACTCGATAAAGTTCATGCTCAACTGTATTTCAAGAACGCTGTACCTCCTAATGGTAAGCAGAGCtgcattttttgttcttttgtttcccaaattatTTGTCAACCTTGTGATGTAGTAATTTTAATTCTTGCACTGTTGCAGAGGCCTTGATGTCTGAATTTGATGcagagaacaagggcaaagatGGATTTCTTCACATAACCTACACTGGCAATGAGAAAGGAGACGACGCTGAATTCGTTGATGTGTTACCAGTAAGAGTTCCGCTAAATTAGATACTTTTACTTCCTAGTCAGTAGGTGGACATGCCTCTGTTTTAATTTGCGCCTCTACGCAGAGGACTAAGAGTAGAGCTGCTGCAAGGAGTGACATAATTCCTGGCAGGATCAAGAGGAGGAAGCTGGTTGTCGATCCCTAGTGCTTTATTTGTCTTAAATTTGTTCGCAGCAATGGAAAAAAGAttgtttcctttcttttcctttatgcTTGTAGGAGAATCGGAATAATTCAGTTTTCAAAGTCGATTGGTCTGTTAGACCCCTGGAACCATTATGCACACAGGTAGTTAACTAATTACCCCTTCCCTTGTGCTTTAATTATCTTGATTTGATTTGTATTCTCAGGCCTTTTTTGGAGAAGCTGAAACCACATGACGTAGATGCTTGGAAAGTGAGGGAGAGGGGACCAGATCATATACCGGTTAGAATTCCGCTGCATCGAATATGTTTATTTCCTTCTATGCATTTCATATGAGATAAAACATGCTGTAATTTAAGCCTCGATGCAGGTGTGGGTGGGGAAGGATGCAAGCAGTGACATTGCTGACATTGACATGAAGAAGTTTGTTTCCGATTccattttgctttaattatcATGAAATTTATTGCAATAATTGAATAGGGTTTGACCTCCTcctttacacacacacacttgtaCATATGCTTTTGGTATATCATATGTTACGTGAGCTATCAGAAAcaaaaaggaggaagagaagaattAAGATGTATAGCTTGTCTTGGATGAAGGGGTTCACATCTCACATGTTGTTGCAGgtcctttgttttttcttttactgcAGATACAACGTCCATCGCGATATGCCTCTCAGAgaatttgttgattttattCGGTTAAGGATTCAGCATGAATCTCCATGGAAGAAGTCTTTGTTTGTCTACTTCAAGAACACCGAGCCTCCCATTGGTGAGTAacacatttttgttttatggCGGCAGTAATGATATCCGTGTTTGTCCCGAGTTTGGTGCAGATGTAGTGACTCTAATTGTTCCATTGCTGTTGCACAGGTACCTCCTTGATGTCTGAAGTTGATAAGAAAAACAGGGACGAAGACGGGTTTGTTCGCATCACCTACAGTGGAAAAGAGAGAGGAGGCTGGACCCATTGAAGAGCTCTGAGACAGTCGCTATTCGGCCTCGTAGCTAATAACTTCGGCCATCGCAATACAAATCCTAAATTGTTTTCTCATTACAAGTGATATTCTATGAAACATATACATTTATCTTTGCTGGAAAGCTCTTCAACCGCGGAATGTTAATAATTCATCTTCAAcaaaagatataaaaaaatgtatatttgCCTTTTGATTTTACATTTTTAGATGGTGAGTTACACTAgtcaaacaacaacaacaacaacaaaaaattttctcacaaagTGGGTTACACTAGTCAAATGGAGAAAAATAATGTAAtcctaaatttcttttttactgGAGCGGAACTCATATTTACATTCTTTGataagtaaaataaaatgtaaatgtAATTTTTGCATCTCAAATTTGATCTCACCATTGGATATCCTAATTAGTCCAATGCGAAGAGGGCACTCTAACTTGGTTGCGTGAGAGGAATACAACATTAGTACCTACCATCGACATATAGTAACATCTTACATTTGTATATCAAGGATAAATTCTAGTATGTAAATTCGTGTACTACATTCGTATTTTAAGACACTTATATCTGATGTACACTTATATCTGATGTACACATAtcgatattatttatttttaaaacatcaACCTACTATACATAAACATAGTATACACACATATGTACATTTCACATCTTTTcaaatttcacatttttcaatGATACGAATAAAACTCACATAATATACACATATTGCATTTGGTGAGAGGGGAGGGGAGGAGTTTTGCATTTAATTCATCGTAAGACCAACTCCATGTACAAGACTCAAACTCAGATATTTGGGTTTAAAAGAAATGCAATTCAATGGA
This region includes:
- the LOC137728618 gene encoding uncharacterized protein; translation: MPLGAFAKFIGRQLDKVHAQLYFKNAVPPNEALMSEFDAENKGKDGFLHITYTGNEKGDDAEFVDVLPRTKSRAAARSDIIPGRIKRRKLLPLCFNYLDLICILRPFLEKLKPHDVDAWKVRERGPDHIPVWVGKDASSDIADIDMKKYNVHRDMPLREFVDFIRLRIQHESPWKKSLFVYFKNTEPPIGTSLMSEVDKKNRDEDGFVRITYSGKERGGWTH